From the genome of Longispora fulva:
CCCGCAGTTCGCGGGACGTGGACGAGATGTCGGAGGCCGTGCGGTACGCGGTGCCGGCCACCCTCGTCGCCATCGTCACGGTGCTGCTCACGATCGGCGCGCTGGCCCTGGTCAGCCCGATCATGGCCCTGCCCTGGCTGGTCACGGTCCCGCTGCTGTACTTCGGCACCCGCTGGTACCTCAAGCGGGCCACCCCGGGCTACCTGCGCGAGAACGCGGCGTACGCGGCGATCAACGACAACCTCGCCGAGACCGTCGAGGGCGCGCGCACCGTCGAGGCCCTGCGCCTCGCCGACCGGCGCCGCGACAGGCTGGACGACGCGCTGAAGGAGTCCTGGGCGGCGGAGCGGTACACGCTCTGGCTGCGCAGCGTGTGGTTCCCGATCGTCGAGTTCGGTTACGTGCTGCCGGTCGCGGCCACCGCGTTGGGCGCCGGCATCTTCTACGTCAACGACCTGGTCACCCTGCCGCAGGCCGTGGCCGGCGTGCTCTACATCCAGCAGCTGATCAACCCGCTGGACGAGCTGCTCAGCTGGCTCGACCGGCTCCAGGTCGGCGGCGTGTCCCTGGCCCGGCTGCTCGGCGTCGCCCAGGTGCCGGCCGACCGGGAGGCCACCGGCAAGGTCCCGATCGGCTCGGACATCGAGGCCCGCGACGTGCGGTACTCGTACGGCACCCGCGACGTCCTGCACGGCATCGACCTGGAGGTCCGCCCCGGCGAGCGGCTGGCCATGGTCGGCCCGTCCGGGGCCGGCAAGTCGACCCTCGGCCGGCTGCTGGCCGGCATCCACGGGCCCCGGACCGGCTCGGTGGACGTCGGCGCCGTGCCGCTGATCGAGCTGCCGCTGAACGAGCTGCGTGGCCAGGTCGCCCTGGTCACCCAGGAGCACCACGTCTTCCTCGGCACGGTGTCGGAGAACGTGGCGCTGGCCCGCCCCGACGCCGGCGACGACCAGATCAACGCCGCGTTGGCCGCCGTCGACGCCCTGGACTGGGTGCGCGCGCTGCCCGACGGGCTGGAGACCAAGGTCGGCTCCGGGGAGCACGCCCTGTCCCCTGCGGAGGCCCAGCAGATCGCGCTGGCCCGGCTGGTGCTGGCCGACCCGCACACCCTGGTGTTGGACGAGGCGACCTCGCTGCTCGACCCGAGGGCGGCCCGGCACCTGGAGCGCTCGCTGGCGGCCGTGCTGGAGGGCCGGACCGTGATCGCCATCGCGCACCGGCTGCACACCGCGCACGACGCCGACCGGGTCGCGGTGGTCGAGGACGGCCTGATCTCGGAGCTGGGCAGCCATCATGAGCTGGTCGCCGCCGACGGAGCGTACGCGGCGCTGTGGAGTTCCTGGCACGGCGGCAAGAACGGCGGGTAGGCCGCTACGCTGTGTCCCGCCGGGGGTTGCGCGACACAGGAGGCATGATGCGACGGTTGGCGCTGAGCGTGGCGGCTGTCGTGCTGTTCGTTGGCGTGCTGGCCGTGCCGGCGGCGGGCATCGCCGCGCGGGAGCTGTCGGACTGCAAGCGGCACCGGTTCGTCACGGCCGAGTCGTGGCGGGCCCGTGCCGTGGACGACGCGGGCTGCCGGACGTGGGAGCGGTTCACGAAACGTCGGCCGGCTGGCAGAGCAACGTCACCGGA
Proteins encoded in this window:
- a CDS encoding ABC transporter ATP-binding protein, whose amino-acid sequence is MKQLLPIADGPEVRRYALVLMRRHPGDLLLTVGLYAAAAVSGLFAPRLLGDLVGEVSKHGSKVTVDRIAIAIAAFLVVQALLIRYARLASAKFGEKMLAELREDFIEQTLALPLSTVEKAGSGDLLTRSSRDVDEMSEAVRYAVPATLVAIVTVLLTIGALALVSPIMALPWLVTVPLLYFGTRWYLKRATPGYLRENAAYAAINDNLAETVEGARTVEALRLADRRRDRLDDALKESWAAERYTLWLRSVWFPIVEFGYVLPVAATALGAGIFYVNDLVTLPQAVAGVLYIQQLINPLDELLSWLDRLQVGGVSLARLLGVAQVPADREATGKVPIGSDIEARDVRYSYGTRDVLHGIDLEVRPGERLAMVGPSGAGKSTLGRLLAGIHGPRTGSVDVGAVPLIELPLNELRGQVALVTQEHHVFLGTVSENVALARPDAGDDQINAALAAVDALDWVRALPDGLETKVGSGEHALSPAEAQQIALARLVLADPHTLVLDEATSLLDPRAARHLERSLAAVLEGRTVIAIAHRLHTAHDADRVAVVEDGLISELGSHHELVAADGAYAALWSSWHGGKNGG